The genomic window GGGTTCCCATAGGAGCATGCTGCTGAGGGAGGGAGACAGTGGATGCTATCTACGAGGCTCACAGAGACATGACCCAGCACTGGCCCAGTGACCTGGTGTAGGACTTAGCTCCTGAGCTTCCCTCGTCCCTaggaggggaaggaaaacacCCGTTTTCATTGCTGGTATCCTAGCTGCAAGAGCTGAGGGGAGTGGTGGCCAGAGTCCAGGGAAGGCAAGAGCTGAATGGGAGAAAGGTGGTGCCAATAGGGCTGCAGGCAGGAGAGGCGCAGGCCTGGGGGACCAGGGTAGACAGGAGACAAGGTCAGTGGTGGGGGCTGTGGCTCAGTGTGTGGCACACCGCAGCAGCCTCAGCCCAGTGGTGAGCAGCTGGGTGGGGGGCTCTGTAGGCCTCTGGAGTCTGGGAAGAGATCCCCATGCCATGCTTTCCTGACCACTGAGGCTTAGGGTCCAGGTCTACTCTTTGGTACCACTGGGGTCTGGCTGGGGGAGCCCCACCTGCTGATGAGGGTGTCTCGGTAGTGCTGGCTAGGTTGGGGCAGGTCTGCAGAGATGCCACGAAAGGGACACTTGCTGGCTTGTAAGTGTCTTTAATGGTTTCAGTTTGTGGCCCTTCCCCCAACCCTGGTGACTCTGTCCCAGCAAGCAGTCAGTAGAGGTCCCCTGAGTTCGGCGGGGACCTGGAGACGTCGCGCCTATGAGGGAAGGGCCACTCTCCCCTTGTAACCTGTGGGGGTGGAGCTGGGTCATTCCTGTAGGTTCTGCCGTGCCACTTCCCCTGCCTGAGCCACCTCTGGTACCTCTGGTGGCTGCTAGGTGGAAGCTGCGGCAAGGGGATCCCAAGTGCAGGGCCTCTGGGTGCTACACATCTCACAGCCAGGGCGGCTTGGGGCATTGATGAAGGTGCAGGAAGGGCAGGGCCAGCTGGGCTGGGGGAAGAGAGACAGTTGTTGCTTCCCTGCTCTTTCCAATGCCCATGGCTGTCCTGACCCACCCTGCCCAGTCCCGTGCCCACCTGGAGAGGACTGGGCAGGCTGGAGGCAGCTGGCTGGGGGCCTGGGGGTAGCCCCAATGATGAGGGAAACAAGCGTCCAACTTCCCCGTCCATCTTCTGGGGGCGCTGAGGGCTAGGTCCTGTGGCTGAGGGGGTGGAGCTCAGGACTGGCGGGCTGCACCCCACctcccacaccccacccccatcGAGGACTGACCTGGGGCTTCTCGAGGAGCTGACAGCAAGTAGAGGAAAGCAGGGTCCCCATCCTGCCGAACTCCATAGGAGGCAAGGCTGCGctcaggcacacacaggcaccgCCCAATGACCCAGCGTTGCACAGCTGGTGGGAAACCGAGCTCTGAGAACACCTGCGGCCAGAGCAATCAGGGCAGATGATGTCACCTAGGCTGCCCTGCCCCCTGGCAGAGCTCCCTAGACCCTGTGCCCACCTGCTCCTGGAGAGCTGCAACGGTGCAGTGGGGGTGGACCTGCAGGGCAACGTGCGCAGAGGACGCGGTGGATGCGGCAGAGGCAGCGTCTTCAAGTGTGACCTGCAGCCTGTGCCAGAATGTGGGTTGAGGGATGGATGGAGGACCTGGGAGGGTCACAAGGACAAGGTGAGGAAGAAGCCCCAGGCCTCACCTGATGGGGCCAGGTGGGAAGCAGGCCTCCTGAAGCTGAACGCTGAGGGCCACACGATGCTGGGCCAGGATGGCTGCCGCTTGGGCTGCCCCCTTCTCGTCTCCACCTGCAATGGCCCGGGCCAGATTCCCTGCCAGCTCTTCTGTAGGGCAAGGAAAGGACAGCTGTCACCACTGGGGACTGTCTGCTATCCCCCAACACCCCCCTCCACACCTGTACCTCTCTCCATCAAGTTTCCAGGGCTCCTAGGAAGATCTGCCTCAGGTGTGGGGACTTCCGGGGGACTGGGCAGGGAGACGGGGCATGCTTCTGGGCCCAGGGCTGGTggtgagctgctgctgctgctgcctacAGGTAAGATATGGGTGGGCTATGCTGTGGCCTCTGTCCAGGCCTCTGGGCCCTTGGTTTTCCAGGACCTTTGCCTTCTCCCTCACCTCAGCCCATGCCAGGGTCCTGCCTCAGGCCACACTTCAAGCCACACCTTCTCCCAGCCTTAGCTCTGGCAAGCCCCTCAGAGGCCCCTGCCAGACTTCTGTTAGTGCTGGAGCTGCACTTAGTTCATTTTTGGGAATTAGAGCCCTTTCAAACCCTTTGGTGCCTGGCCAGGCCACCTTTCTTGGCCCTTTCTGCCAGCCAGGGATGCCTCACAGCAGACCCAAAGCAGGCCCTCAGTGCCCCTGCAGTCTGGGTGGCCTCTTGGAGCCCTTGGAGACCTCCCCTCTCCGGACTCCCTGACCCACACTTGGGCTGCCAGCACTCCAGACAAGCCACTGCCCTAGGCGTCTTCAGAGCTGGGCACCCTGCTGACTCCCCTTCTTACCCCCACCCCCGTGTGAGGCCCAGCCCACTGCAATGGGGGGTCCCCACCCAGTGCTAACACAGCTCCTGTGATGATCGCAGGCCCACTGTATTCATACTGTCTCCCTACTAGGATAAGCAGGGCCTTCCATGCACCCAGCGCTGTTCGGTCCTGGCACCCAGTGAGCCGCAAGGATCACCTGCACATGCTCACCTCGGGGTTTGTTTGCTGCTTCCTTGGTCACATGGTTCATGCCATGACCGTCACATTTCATTCCAGTGTTGCCTCAATGAGGCCTTCCCCTGCCaccgttttttttgtttttgtttttattttgagacggagtttcacttgtggcccaggctggagtgcaatggtgtgatctcggctcactgcaacctctgcctcctgggttcaggcgattctcctgcctcaccctcccggatagctgggattacaggcatgcaccaccacacctggctaattttgtatttttagtagagagaggatttctccatgttggtcagactggtctttaactcccgacctccagtgatctacctgcctcggcttcccaaagtgccggaattacaggcatgagccactgtgcccctgCCACCGTTTTaaaaagcaatcctcccagctccaCCATTCCCAGTCCCACACCATCTAacagactttcttttttaaaaaactctacggtaattttattattatttttttttttttttggagacaggatcttgctctgtcacccaggctggagtgcagtggcacgatcacagtttactgcagcctagaacccctgggctcaagtgatcctcccatctcaacctcccaaatagctgggattacaggcagacaccactacactcagttaatttttttttttttttttttttttttttgtgagacggagtctagctctcgcccaggctggagtgcagtggtgagatctcggctcactgcaagctccacctcccaggttcacgccattcttctgcctcagcctcccgagtaactgggactacaggtccccgccaccaccatgcctggctaatttttttttttttttttttttttgtatttttagtagagatggggtttcaccatgttagccaggatggtcttgatctcctgacctcatgatctgcccacattggcctcccaaagtgctgtgattacaggcgtgaaccaccgcgcccggcccactcagctatatttttaaatgtttggtatgTTGCCCAGCCCTGTACTTATTTTATATGTCTGCCTCCTCCCCTCTAAAAATGCAAGCTCCAATAGGATAGGGATTGGAAGTTTTGTTCATGCCAGAGGAGTACCTGGGACAGAGCAGCTGCTGAATACATATGCTTGGTGAATGACTAAAGAGAGCCTAGCTCCTTTCTAAACACTGAGTTGCTTGAGCCTCTCTTACATCCCTGTCTGGCTGTCTTCCGACCCCTCTGGCAGCTCTGCTTATCTGTTTGTGGGCTGCCCTCTGGGAGCCCCATACTACCTAGTCCTTCATGTTTCTCAGTCTCAACAGCTAACTTTTCCATTTAAGCAACcatgggcagtggctcacgcccataaccTCAGCTActtaggctgaagcaggaggatcacctgagcccaggagttcaaggctccagtgagttaggatcacactactgcactccattctgggtgatagagggaggcTTTGTCTGCAGAAAACCTCCCAAGCAACCATGAAACTCAGCtaattccatctttttttttttttttttttttttgagacagagtctccctctgtcaccaggctggagtgcagcggcacgatctcagctcactgcaacctttgcctccagattcaagtgattctcctgcctcagcctccccaattagctgggactacaggtgcacgccaccatgcctggctaatttttgtatttttagtagagacagagtttggtttcaccatgttgaccaggctggtctcgaactcctgacctcaggtgaaccacccacttcggcctcccaaagtgctgggattacaggcgtgagccaccccacccagccactaATTCCATCTTCTAAGCATCTCTGGAAACACCCTTCTCCCCAACCCTATCTGCACAACCCTTGCCACTGCAGAACTCTCAGTCTTGAGTCTGTCACTCTCCCACTCTTGTCACCCTCCTGCTGCTCTTGGGATGATGTCTTCTCACACAGGTCCTGACCCTGCCTGCTCCGCCCCTTCATGCTTGCCTCTCATGTTTCCTGAGGGTTAAGGAAGTGCAGGCTGAGGTTCCAGGGCTTCCTGGTGGAGGCTGCAGCTCGTACTGGCTGGGCCCTCAGATGGTGCAGGAGACTGACTCCAGGAGCCACTCCAAGTACTCCAAGTTGGAAGGTGGATCCAACTTCCCCAACCAGGACTGGGGGGCCAAGGCTATTCCAAATGAGTATCCATTACAGGGCACTGACCATTCTGTCCTTCCACGGTGGCACCTCGGACTAGGACTGCCCACCGCTGAGCTTCCTGAGGGTTGAGGAAGTGCAGGCTGAGGGTTCCAGGTCCTCCTGGCGGAGGCTGCAGCTCGTGCTGGGTGGGGCCTCGGATGGTGTAGGAGACTGACTCCAGGGGCCACTCCAAATTGACCTGAGAAGGGGGAGAGTCCAGGCTCAGGGCGTTCCCCCGCCCTACATCGCACGATGAGCAAAGAAACACAAGATAACATTTATAGACCATTTCAAGGTCCTAAGTCCTGTACGCCTATCATCAAATCTTCACAATAGTCCTGTAAAGTAGGTCCCAGCATCACCCCCATTTCACGgacaagaaaagagaagcaaagaaacGTAACTGCTTAAGGGTACCCAGATGGCAAGCGGAGGGGCCTGGCTTTGGGCTCCGTGCCCTGCCCGGGCCAAGAGGACTGACTCCGCGCCCTCCGCCCCCACTCACCGCCCCGGGTCCCGCGTCCAGCAGCTCCAGCCGGAAGCGCCCAGGCCGCTCAGGGTCCGCGCTCAGCTGGAGTCTCCGCAGCTGTGCCTCGGCGTCTGGCCTGGCGCCCAGCAGCCTCACAGCGGCGTGCACAGTCAAGAGCACTGCGGCCGAGCCCAAGTCCGAGGCCGCCGCCGCCCCGCCCGCTGGCGGCGCCATCTCCGGTCCGGCCGGGTCCCGGCCCTCCGAGCGCGCTTCCGTGGGATCTGGCCGCTAAGCGTCTCCGCCCGTCGGAAACCCTGGCCGCAAGCCTAGGGTTCCGGGCGCGCACAGAGCGTCGGCCTTGGGACGGCGCCGAGTTGTGCACCCTGGCCAAGCCTGCCCCGCTGGCTTTGACCAGAAATGGACACGGCCCACGGGCTGGGCGAGGCTGGCGGCGTGTACGAGGCAGGGGCAGGGCGGCGGAGGCGCTCACGTTTGAGCTAGTCTTTGGGGGCGAAGGGTAAGGGGCCGAAGCACCGGCCACAACTGAAGGCACACGCTGCCTCTTCGCCCCAGGGGCTCGGCGGGTGGAGATGCAGACGGCCAGCGACTATCCCAGCGCCTGGCGGCAGCTGCACATCGCTTCCGGGACCTCCAATGGGCAGCCACCTTCGCCCGCAGACCGCAGCCCCCGCCACGCCCACACGACGCACTAGGTTGGCCCGTGCCTCTCTGGTTAAGGGGTCGACCCCCTCAGGGGCGGAGCGAGAGAGGCCATGGCCAATGAGCGCTGGGGATGGGCGGGTTAGTACGGCGAGAGGAGTGACAGACAGACTCCACAACCTGTAGACATAGAAAGCAGAACTGAGTGGCGGGTAAGGCACCCGATTGCTATTCGAGCTCTCGATCCCGGCGACTGGAGCGGGCCATTCAGAGGCGCGGGGCCGGGCCTGGCGGACGCTTGTTGTTGTCCGGTCGGGGGAGGCGGAGGTCGCTAGCTCGCTGGGCTCGCTGACTCGCTGGGGCGCTCTGTGGCGGTCGGCGGCAGGTCGGTCGCGAGAGCGGGCTCTGTGCAGGGGGGCGAGGCTATGTCGCGGTGGCAGCCCGGATGGGCCGGCAGGGCCAGGAGTAACGGGACGTCGCCGCGGAGCTTCTTCCCCCGGATACAGTGCGGCCCGAGCGGAGGCCGCGGCGCCGCCCTCCGATCTTGAGGAGCCCGCGCTGCGCGGAGCCCGCCCCCGCCTGCGCACCGGCACCAACGCGGAGCGACCCACCCCAGCCAGACCCGACCCGGCGAGGCCAGATCTAACCCAGCcaggtaggtgggtgggtgtCCGCCCTGAGCCCCGCGCTGTCTCGGGCCTCCGGAACCACAGCCCCCAGCAGGCCTCGCGCGGCGCGCTGCCTCCTGGGATTTGTAGTTCCACCGCGGCTCGGCGGGTGCCCTACCTGGCCCCGGCGGGCGCTGCCTGGCGACTCTGCAGCGCCCCAGCGGGGTCGAGGGACCGCCCTCCTAGGCGTCTGGAGAAACTAGGCGCTTTTTCCGGGTAAAGTGGAGGAACCTCTAGCTTTCCTCTCCCCGGGCCAGAAACCAGCCAGAACGAAAGAGCGCCCGCCCAGGTGACTGCAGAGCCCGGAGCCCCAGGTGTCCTGGTTCCTAACTGGGATGCAGCCTCTTACCCTGGCTGAGGAGCCCAGCCAGCCTGAGGGAGACTGCAAAAGTCATGTCCCGTTGCGGACTCAAGAGTTACCCCCATGGTGGCTGGAGCTGTTCTttcggggtgggggtgggggtgggggtggggatggggaatgGCAATGGCAATGCTGAGCGACAAACTCAACCAGCAGCCCCAGGGTGAGCAGGGTCCCCGGTGGTCCTAGCCTAGTCCCAGAACTCGCGTGTTCTGCAGGGGGTGTGGCTGACCTGGAGCCTGGACTTGCCACCCTCAGGTAAAACAAGATCTCGTCACCTCTCCTGGCGGGGCAGAGAGGGGAATTCCTGATGTGCAGCCTGGACAGAGGCCAGACTCAGCTTGTTCCCAGCGGCTCCACTTAGTGGGTAGGAGGGCTGAAGGCAGGGCCCCAAGGGGCCAGATAGATACCCATGGTCTGGCCTGTCACTCCCCAGGCAACACTAGCTTCTCTGGAGCACGAAGCCCCCTTCTCAAGGACATGAAGCTGTTGGAGAACTCGAGCTTTGAAGCCATCAACTCACAGCTGACTGTGGAGACCGGAGACGCCCACATCATCGGCAGGTGAGGCAGGGCGGGGGGGCGCGCGGGGCTGGCATCTCGGAGGTCACACTGCCCCGCCCTTCAGTGGAACCTGGGGGAAGCATGCTTCATGGTCCTCTCTGCATGCTATAGGATTGAGAGCTACTCATGTAAGATGGCAGGAGATGACAAACAcatgttcaagcagttctgccagGAGGGCCAGCCCCACGTGCTGGAGGCACTCTCTCCACCCCAGACTTCAGGCCTCAGCCCCAGTAGGTGAGCCATAGTGggggctgcctggggctgggggttgaGGGGAGGTGATGGGCCCAGTTGATGCTTCTCTCTGTGCAGACTCAGCAAAAGCCAAGGCGGCGAGGACGAGGGCCCCCTCAGTGACAAGTGCAGCCGCAAGACCCTCTTCTACCTGATTGCCACGCTCAATGAGTCCTTCAGGCCTGACTATGACTTCAGCACAGCCCGCAGCCATGAGTTCAGCCGGGAGCCCAGCCTTAGCTGGGTGAGGGTCAGGTGGAGGGAAGGGACCCACAGCCACCCCACTGTTCTTCCCCACTTTCGGTAGCCCCGGGCTCCTGTCAGCCTGATTGTGACCTGCTCTAGGTGGTGAATGCAGTCAACTGCAGTCTGTTCTCAGCTGTGCGGGAGGACTTCAAGGCCCTGAAACCACAGCTGTGGAACGCGGTGGATGAGGAGATCTGCCTGGCTGAATGTGACATCTACAGGTGGGCCGGCATCCCTGCAGGTGGGCCCCCATCCCTGCAGGTGAGCCAGCATCCCTGCAGGTGGGCCCCCATCCCTCACACCACCTGTCACCCTATACTCCCCAGCTATAACCCAGACTTGGACTCAGACCCCTTCGGGGAGGATGGTAGCCTCTGGTCCTTCAACTACTTCTTCTACAATAAGCGGCTCAAGCGAATTGTTTTCTTCAGCTGCCGTTCCATCAGGTGGGCACCATCTgcctcctcccccacctccctgttGGGCCGATACAACTTCACCAGCTGTGCCATCTCCACCCAGCTTTGTCCTCCCTGAACATCCTTCCTGGGGCCAGCAGCAGGCCTGGGTAGGGGGTCCTAAAACTGGTTTTCCTGCCTCCCCTCAGTGGCTCCACCTACACGCCCTCAGAGGCAGGCAATGAGCTGGACAtggagctgggggaggaggaGTTGGAGGAAGAAAGCAGGAGCGGAGGCAGTGAGGGTGGGGCCGAGGAGACCAACACCATGGAGGAGGACAGGTGTGTGATGGGGGCCATGAC from Macaca mulatta isolate MMU2019108-1 chromosome 8, T2T-MMU8v2.0, whole genome shotgun sequence includes these protein-coding regions:
- the MAF1 gene encoding repressor of RNA polymerase III transcription MAF1 homolog isoform X1: MKLLENSSFEAINSQLTVETGDAHIIGRIESYSCKMAGDDKHMFKQFCQEGQPHVLEALSPPQTSGLSPSRLSKSQGGEDEGPLSDKCSRKTLFYLIATLNESFRPDYDFSTARSHEFSREPSLSWVVNAVNCSLFSAVREDFKALKPQLWNAVDEEICLAECDIYSYNPDLDSDPFGEDGSLWSFNYFFYNKRLKRIVFFSCRSISGSTYTPSEAGNELDMELGEEELEEESRSGGSEGGAEETNTMEEDRVPVICI
- the SHARPIN gene encoding sharpin isoform X8, which codes for MAPPAGGAAAASDLGSAAVLLTVHAAVRLLGARPDAEAQLRRLQLSADPERPGRFRLELLDAGPGAVNLEWPLESVSYTIRGPTQHELQPPPGGPGTLSLHFLNPQEAQRWAVLVRGATVEGQNGSSSSSSPPALGPEACPVSLPSPPEVPTPEADLPRSPGNLMEREELAGNLARAIAGGDEKGAAQAAAILAQHRVALSVQLQEACFPPGPIRLQVTLEDAASAASTASSAHVALQVHPHCTVAALQEQVFSELGFPPAVQRWVIGRCLCVPERSLASYGVRQDGDPAFLYLLSAPREAPATGPSPQRPQKMDGEVGRLFPSSLGLPPGPQPAASSLPSPLQLALPFLHLHQCPKPPWL
- the SHARPIN gene encoding sharpin isoform X4, whose translation is MAPPAGGAAAASDLGSAAVLLTVHAAVRLLGARPDAEAQLRRLQLSADPERPGRFRLELLDAGPGAVNLEWPLESVSYTIRGPTQHELQPPPGGPGTLSLHFLNPQEAQRWAVLVRGATVEGQNGSSSSSSPPALGPEACPVSLPSPPEVPTPEADLPRSPGNLMEREELAGNLARAIAGGDEKGAAQAAAILAQHRVALSVQLQEACFPPGPIRLQVTLEDAASAASTASSAHVALQVHPHCTVAALQEQVFSELGFPPAVQRWVIGRCLCVPERSLASYGVRQDGDPAFLYLLSAPREAPGPSPQRPQKMDGEVGRLFPSSLGLPPGPQPAASSLPSPLQPSWPCPSCTFINAPSRPGCEMCSTQRPCTWDPLAAAST
- the SHARPIN gene encoding sharpin isoform X1 — translated: MAPPAGGAAAASDLGSAAVLLTVHAAVRLLGARPDAEAQLRRLQLSADPERPGRFRLELLDAGPGAVNLEWPLESVSYTIRGPTQHELQPPPGGPGTLSLHFLNPQEAQRWAVLVRGATVEGQNGSSSSSSPPALGPEACPVSLPSPPEVPTPEADLPRSPGNLMEREELAGNLARAIAGGDEKGAAQAAAILAQHRVALSVQLQEACFPPGPIRLQVTLEDAASAASTASSAHVALQVHPHCTVAALQEQVFSELGFPPAVQRWVIGRCLCVPERSLASYGVRQDGDPAFLYLLSAPREAPATGPSPQRPQKMDGEVGRLFPSSLGLPPGPQPAASSLPSPLQPSWPCPSCTFINAPSRPGCEMCSTQRPCTWDPLAAAST
- the SHARPIN gene encoding sharpin isoform X6; amino-acid sequence: MAPPAGGAAAASDLGSAAVLLTVHAAVRLLGARPDAEAQLRRLQLSADPERPGRFRLELLDAGPGAVNLEWPLESVSYTIRGPTQHELQPPPGGPGTLSLHFLNPQEAQRWAVLVRGATVEGQNGSSSSSSPPALGPEACPVSLPSPPEVPTPEADLPRSPGNLMERELAGNLARAIAGGDEKGAAQAAAILAQHRVALSVQLQEACFPPGPIRLQVTLEDAASAASTASSAHVALQVHPHCTVAALQEQVFSELGFPPAVQRWVIGRCLCVPERSLASYGVRQDGDPAFLYLLSAPREAPGPSPQRPQKMDGEVGRLFPSSLGLPPGPQPAASSLPSPLQPSWPCPSCTFINAPSRPGCEMCSTQRPCTWDPLAAAST
- the SHARPIN gene encoding sharpin isoform X9, whose protein sequence is MAPPAGGAAAASDLGSAAVLLTVHAAVRLLGARPDAEAQLRRLQLSADPERPGRFRLELLDAGPGAVNLEWPLESVSYTIRGPTQHELQPPPGGPGTLSLHFLNPQEAQRWAVLVRGATVEGQNGHSSSSPPALGPEACPVSLPSPPEVPTPEADLPRSPGNLMEREELAGNLARAIAGGDEKGAAQAAAILAQHRVALSVQLQEACFPPGPIRLQVTLEDAASAASTASSAHVALQVHPHCTVAALQEQVFSELGFPPAVQRWVIGRCLCVPERSLASYGVRQDGDPAFLYLLSAPREAPATGPSPQRPQKMDGEVGRLFPSSLGLPPGPQPAASSLPSPLQLALPFLHLHQCPKPPWL
- the SHARPIN gene encoding sharpin isoform X3, which gives rise to MAPPAGGAAAASDLGSAAVLLTVHAAVRLLGARPDAEAQLRRLQLSADPERPGRFRLELLDAGPGAVNLEWPLESVSYTIRGPTQHELQPPPGGPGTLSLHFLNPQEAQRWAVLVRGATVEGQNGHSSSSPPALGPEACPVSLPSPPEVPTPEADLPRSPGNLMEREELAGNLARAIAGGDEKGAAQAAAILAQHRVALSVQLQEACFPPGPIRLQVTLEDAASAASTASSAHVALQVHPHCTVAALQEQVFSELGFPPAVQRWVIGRCLCVPERSLASYGVRQDGDPAFLYLLSAPREAPATGPSPQRPQKMDGEVGRLFPSSLGLPPGPQPAASSLPSPLQPSWPCPSCTFINAPSRPGCEMCSTQRPCTWDPLAAAST
- the SHARPIN gene encoding sharpin isoform X5, with the translated sequence MAPPAGGAAAASDLGSAAVLLTVHAAVRLLGARPDAEAQLRRLQLSADPERPGRFRLELLDAGPGAVNLEWPLESVSYTIRGPTQHELQPPPGGPGTLSLHFLNPQEAQRWAVLVRGATVEGQNGHSSSSPPALGPEACPVSLPSPPEVPTPEADLPRSPGNLMERELAGNLARAIAGGDEKGAAQAAAILAQHRVALSVQLQEACFPPGPIRLQVTLEDAASAASTASSAHVALQVHPHCTVAALQEQVFSELGFPPAVQRWVIGRCLCVPERSLASYGVRQDGDPAFLYLLSAPREAPATGPSPQRPQKMDGEVGRLFPSSLGLPPGPQPAASSLPSPLQPSWPCPSCTFINAPSRPGCEMCSTQRPCTWDPLAAAST
- the SHARPIN gene encoding sharpin isoform X7; the encoded protein is MAPPAGGAAAASDLGSAAVLLTVHAAVRLLGARPDAEAQLRRLQLSADPERPGRFRLELLDAGPGAVNLEWPLESVSYTIRGPTQHELQPPPGGPGTLSLHFLNPQEAQRWAVLVRGATVEGQNGHSSSSPPALGPEACPVSLPSPPEVPTPEADLPRSPGNLMEREELAGNLARAIAGGDEKGAAQAAAILAQHRVALSVQLQEACFPPGPIRLQVTLEDAASAASTASSAHVALQVHPHCTVAALQEQVFSELGFPPAVQRWVIGRCLCVPERSLASYGVRQDGDPAFLYLLSAPREAPGPSPQRPQKMDGEVGRLFPSSLGLPPGPQPAASSLPSPLQPSWPCPSCTFINAPSRPGCEMCSTQRPCTWDPLAAAST
- the SHARPIN gene encoding sharpin isoform X11, yielding MAPPAGGAAAASDLGSAAVLLTVHAAVRLLGARPDAEAQLRRLQLSADPERPGRFRLELLDAGPGAVNLEWPLESVSYTIRGPTQHELQPPPGGPGTLSLHFLNPQEAQRWAVLVRGATVEGQNGHSSSSPPALGPEACPVSLPSPPEVPTPEADLPRSPGNLMEREELAGNLARAIAGGDEKGAAQAAAILAQHRVALSVQLQEACFPPGPIRLQVTLEDAASAASTASSAHVALQVHPHCTVAALQEQVFSELGFPPAVQRWVIGRCLCVPERSLASYGVRQDGDPAFLYLLSAPREAPAQLALPFLHLHQCPKPPWL
- the SHARPIN gene encoding sharpin isoform X2, with protein sequence MAPPAGGAAAASDLGSAAVLLTVHAAVRLLGARPDAEAQLRRLQLSADPERPGRFRLELLDAGPGAVNLEWPLESVSYTIRGPTQHELQPPPGGPGTLSLHFLNPQEAQRWAVLVRGATVEGQNGSSSSSSPPALGPEACPVSLPSPPEVPTPEADLPRSPGNLMERELAGNLARAIAGGDEKGAAQAAAILAQHRVALSVQLQEACFPPGPIRLQVTLEDAASAASTASSAHVALQVHPHCTVAALQEQVFSELGFPPAVQRWVIGRCLCVPERSLASYGVRQDGDPAFLYLLSAPREAPATGPSPQRPQKMDGEVGRLFPSSLGLPPGPQPAASSLPSPLQPSWPCPSCTFINAPSRPGCEMCSTQRPCTWDPLAAAST
- the SHARPIN gene encoding sharpin isoform X10, encoding MAPPAGGAAAASDLGSAAVLLTVHAAVRLLGARPDAEAQLRRLQLSADPERPGRFRLELLDAGPGAVNLEWPLESVSYTIRGPTQHELQPPPGGPGTLSLHFLNPQEAQRWAVLVRGATVEGQNGSSSSSSPPALGPEACPVSLPSPPEVPTPEADLPRSPGNLMEREELAGNLARAIAGGDEKGAAQAAAILAQHRVALSVQLQEACFPPGPIRLQVTLEDAASAASTASSAHVALQVHPHCTVAALQEQVFSELGFPPAVQRWVIGRCLCVPERSLASYGVRQDGDPAFLYLLSAPREAPGPSPQRPQKMDGEVGRLFPSSLGLPPGPQPAASSLPSPLQLALPFLHLHQCPKPPWL